One Acutalibacter muris DNA window includes the following coding sequences:
- the secG gene encoding preprotein translocase subunit SecG — protein sequence MTAFEIIFAIALLIFSVAIILVVLLQEGNQKNMGAITGAADTFLSKNKARSVDAFLSRWTKVIAVGFFVLVIVANAVMYFVK from the coding sequence ATGACAGCTTTTGAGATCATATTCGCCATTGCCCTCTTGATTTTCTCAGTGGCGATAATCCTGGTGGTGCTCTTACAGGAGGGCAACCAGAAGAACATGGGCGCTATCACCGGCGCCGCCGATACCTTCCTGTCAAAGAACAAGGCCCGCTCTGTGGACGCTTTCCTGTCCCGCTGGACAAAGGTCATCGCCGTGGGCTTCTTCGTGCTGGTCATCGTGGCCAACGCCGTGATGTACTTCGTGAAGTGA
- a CDS encoding GNAT family N-acetyltransferase, with protein MIRLVSGPRERAEFMDICKGGAFGCKLRSVALAYGFERDFARFWTDGGASYCLLDGGLSIAGRPWNIEESREFLDVLGPGSVFCERGLAGELKLEVSTEGAVMAKDLPAGEPRSLPPPGLRETHALLTAAGMPMDFEPFYLDMSHRIRHGIALALGEYISGELAGVAVISAVAGGEAVLSALAVREDCRGRGLGTKLMGAVERALPGHRLYLFRESGRNREFYKKLGFAEVGRWSQQDITER; from the coding sequence ATGATAAGGCTTGTAAGCGGCCCCCGGGAACGGGCGGAGTTTATGGATATATGCAAGGGCGGCGCCTTTGGCTGCAAGCTTCGCTCAGTGGCCTTGGCCTATGGCTTTGAGCGGGACTTCGCCCGGTTCTGGACGGACGGCGGCGCATCCTACTGCCTGCTGGACGGCGGACTGTCCATAGCTGGAAGACCCTGGAATATAGAGGAGTCCCGAGAATTTCTGGACGTACTGGGCCCCGGCAGCGTCTTCTGCGAGAGGGGGCTGGCCGGAGAGCTGAAACTGGAGGTCTCCACAGAGGGCGCGGTGATGGCAAAGGACCTGCCGGCGGGAGAACCGCGGAGTCTCCCGCCCCCCGGTCTCAGGGAAACCCATGCCCTTTTGACAGCTGCCGGGATGCCTATGGACTTCGAGCCCTTCTACCTGGATATGTCCCACCGAATACGGCACGGGATCGCCTTGGCCCTGGGGGAGTACATCTCCGGGGAGTTAGCCGGAGTCGCGGTGATCTCCGCTGTGGCCGGGGGTGAGGCTGTGCTCTCCGCATTAGCCGTTCGGGAGGACTGCCGGGGGCGGGGCCTTGGTACAAAGCTTATGGGAGCCGTGGAGCGGGCGCTGCCCGGGCATAGGCTGTACCTTTTCAGGGAGAGCGGCAGGAACCGGGAATTTTACAAAAAGCTGGGCTTCGCGGAGGTTGGCCGCTGGAGCCAGCAGGATATTACAGAAAGGTGA